One Rhodanobacteraceae bacterium DNA segment encodes these proteins:
- a CDS encoding helicase, translated as AVISELPRFVAGQPLPVIRVSGLPDSVRGIWSLWEISLAAEGLSRKRFLPVFVNEEGRLFVPTAKRVWDLLLTETVDVHAVTGAEESVKWFEASHVAASAQGERIFTELLNEHRARLKEERERAVYAFEARGQAIGRIGLPAVREHRRKRLQQEHDARMAALDDMEASVPDLNAVMMVRVSGDVMPGGQVG; from the coding sequence GGCGGTGATCAGCGAGTTGCCACGCTTTGTCGCTGGCCAACCACTGCCGGTGATCCGTGTTTCTGGTCTGCCGGATTCGGTGCGCGGCATCTGGTCGCTATGGGAGATCAGCCTGGCGGCGGAAGGCTTGAGCCGGAAGCGCTTCCTGCCGGTGTTCGTCAACGAGGAAGGTCGCCTCTTCGTACCCACTGCCAAGCGCGTGTGGGACCTATTGCTGACCGAGACCGTGGATGTTCATGCCGTGACCGGCGCCGAGGAGTCGGTGAAGTGGTTCGAGGCATCCCATGTGGCCGCCAGCGCCCAAGGCGAACGGATCTTCACCGAGCTGCTGAACGAGCACCGTGCCCGACTGAAGGAAGAACGCGAGCGTGCGGTGTATGCCTTCGAAGCCCGAGGTCAGGCCATTGGGCGAATCGGCCTGCCCGCCGTGCGCGAGCATCGGCGCAAGCGACTGCAGCAGGAACACGATGCGCGCATGGCCGCTCTCGATGACATGGAGGCCAGCGTGCCAGATTTGAATGCCGTGATGATGGTACGCGTCTCCGGCGATGTGATGCCCGGAGGACAGGTGGGATGA